The following proteins come from a genomic window of Acidimicrobiia bacterium:
- a CDS encoding response regulator transcription factor, giving the protein MLEAALSHSGFDVHPVTNGRAALEAVPIVHPDLIVLDVMLPDLDGFDVCKRLRSSGDRTPILFLTARDATEDRVRGLTLGGDDYLIKPFSLDELVARITAVLRRSGHDRTSEELRYADLEMDDEAHLVLRAGREVQLSPTEFNLLRYLLVNQGRVVSKAQILDHVWDYDFGGDGGVVETYIGYLRRKLDISEPPLIQTIRGVGYTLRVAQ; this is encoded by the coding sequence ATGCTCGAAGCCGCCTTGAGCCACTCCGGCTTCGACGTGCACCCGGTGACTAACGGCCGAGCCGCGCTGGAGGCGGTGCCCATCGTGCATCCCGATCTCATCGTGCTCGACGTGATGCTGCCGGACCTCGACGGATTCGACGTGTGCAAGCGTCTGCGGAGCTCCGGCGACCGAACACCGATCCTCTTCCTCACCGCCCGCGATGCCACCGAAGATCGCGTGCGCGGGCTCACCCTGGGGGGCGACGACTACCTCATCAAACCCTTCAGCCTCGATGAGTTGGTAGCCCGGATCACCGCCGTGCTGCGGCGCAGCGGTCATGACCGAACCAGCGAGGAACTCCGCTACGCCGATCTGGAGATGGACGACGAGGCCCACCTGGTGCTCCGGGCCGGCCGCGAGGTGCAACTCTCCCCCACCGAGTTCAACCTGCTGCGTTATCTGCTCGTGAACCAGGGACGCGTGGTGTCCAAGGCGCAGATCCTGGACCATGTGTGGGACTACGACTTCGGGGGCGACGGGGGCGTGGTGGAGACCTATATCGGCTACCTGCGCCGAAAGCTCGACATCTCCGAGCCCCCCCTCATCCAGACAATCCGCGGCGTGGGTTACACGCTGCGCGTCGCCCAATAG